In one Rutidosis leptorrhynchoides isolate AG116_Rl617_1_P2 chromosome 8, CSIRO_AGI_Rlap_v1, whole genome shotgun sequence genomic region, the following are encoded:
- the LOC139863007 gene encoding uncharacterized protein → MLQMLMLRLLLPFLEMLLRCQRLRPIWVSELSDPNNVNRIIHDAFDQHLLEATNRFVVTSGSKVAENVVKLDKESVYFSQVDLLAGLLKGPIVQDKSSLDSGVKQVQGVCSIAGSPTLKFGSLEPDVVLNVSNVSLPSIVHKVQQKVVNGPDHGPDNVDGRCPEGIRSVGEPGYNPVDESVSFETGGSVLGGSRVVLGPSSVPVRPGTCSIFVPEIVEVDDDNITFAGRLARLKKEKKKRKEDLKASREDVTKVDRPSPILVGRSGRFYCDCEDLSCEGFCKSWYVLNRKVPRDLFEGVNLRSRKNVASTSGSFKLVDHGDDLEYGDVMLCEVYTK, encoded by the exons ATGCTTCAAATGTTAATGCTTCGGTTGTTGCTGCCCTTTTTGGAGATGTTATTGCGGTGTCAAAGACTTCGTCCGATTTGG GTTTCGGAGTTGTCTGATCCTAATAATGTTAATCGTATTATCCACGACGCTTTTGATCAACATTTGCTGGAGGCAACGAATAGATTTGTCGTGACTAGTGGGTCGAAGGTCGCTGAGAATGTTGTTAAACTTGATAAGGAATCGGTGTACTTCTCCCAGGTTGATTTGTTGGCTGGTTTACTTAAAGGCCCCATCGTTCAAGATAAATCAAGTTTGGACAGTGGGGTAAAACAAGTTCAAGGGGTTTGTTCGATTGCAGGTTCTCCAACTCTCAAATTTGGTTCGCTTGAACCTGATGTGGTTTTAAATGTGTCGAATGTTTCTTTACCATCTATTGTTCATAAGGTTCAACAGAAGGTAGTTAATGGGCCAGACCACGGCCCAGACAACGTCGATGGTCGCTGTCCAGAGGGTATCAGATCAGTTGGCGAGCCAGGGTACAACCCAGTTGATGAGTCTGTTTCTTTTGAGACTGGTGGGTCAGTTTTGGGTGGGTCCAGAGTTGTTCTTGGGCCTAGTTCGGTTCCCGTTAGGCCGGGTACATGCTCGATTTTCGTCCCTGAAATTGTTGAGGTTGATGATGACAATATCACATTTGCGGGAAGATTAGCTCGCTTGAAAAAagagaagaagaaacggaaggaggATTTGAAGGCGAGTCGAGAGGATGTAACAAAAGTTGATAGGCCTTCACCGATTTTGGTTGGGCGTAGTGGAAGGTTTTATTGTGACTGTGAAGATCTCTCGTGTGAAGGTTTTTGCAAGTCTTGGTATGTTTTAAATAGGAAGGTTCCTAGGGATCTATTCGAAGGCGTGAATTTGCGGTCAAGAAAGAATGTTGCATCTACCTCAGGATCATTTAAGCTCGTGGATCATGGAGATGATTTGGAGTATGGGgacgtgatgttatgcgaggtgtatacgaaatag